A portion of the Perognathus longimembris pacificus isolate PPM17 chromosome 20, ASM2315922v1, whole genome shotgun sequence genome contains these proteins:
- the Rgma gene encoding repulsive guidance molecule A: MQPPRERLVDTGRAGWTGMGRGAGRSALGFWPTLAVLLCSFPAACSPCKILKCNSEFWSATSGSHAPASDDTPEFCAALRTYALCTRRTARTCRGDLAYHSAVHGIEDLMSQHNCSKDGPTSQPRLRTPPPPAGDSQERADSPEICHYEKTFHKHSATPNYTHCGLFGDPHLRTFTDRFQTCKVQGAWPLIDNNYLNVQVTNTPVLPGSAATATSKLTIIFKNFQECVDQKVYQAEMDELPAAFADGSKNGGDKHGANSLKITEKVSGQHVEIQAKYIGTTIVVRQVGRYLTFAIRMPEEVVNAVEDQDSQGLYLCLRGCPLSQQIDFQAFHAHTERPGARRPTTTADSPAPAAAAPDTFPYEIAVAKCKEKLPVEDLYYQACVFDLLTTGDVNFTLAAFYALEDVKMLHSDKDKLHLYERTRERPGGVAAALSPPGPQPLLGTLVLLTLLPVSW; the protein is encoded by the exons cCTGCTCCCCGTGCAAGATCCTCAAGTGTAACTCCGAGTTCTGGAGCGCCACGTCAGGGAGCCACGCGCCGGCCTCAGACGACACCCCGGAGTTCTGCGCGGCCCTGCGCACCTACGCCCTGTGCACGCGCCGCACCGCCCGCACCTGCCGGGGGGACCTGGCCTACCACTCGGCCGTCCATGGCATAGAGGACCTCATGAGCCAGCACAACTGCTCCAAGGATGGTCCCACGTCCCAGCCGCGCCTGcgcacgccgccgccgcccgccggggaCAGCCAGGAGCGGGCCGACAGCCCCGAGATCTGCCACTACGAGAAGACGTTCCACAAGCACTCGGCCACACCCAACTACACCCACTGCGGCCTCTTCGGGGACCCCCACCTCAGGACTTTCACAGACCGTTTCCAGACCTGCAAGGTGCAGGGCGCCTGGCCGCTCATTGACAATAATTACCTAAACGTGCAGGTGACCAACACACCTGTGCTGCCCGGCtccgccgccaccgccaccagCAAG CTCACGATCATCTTCAAGAACTTCCAGGAGTGCGTGGACCAGAAGGTGTACCAGGCCGAGATGGACGAGCTTCCGGCGGCATTCGCCGACGGCTCCAAGAACGGTGGCGACAAGCATGGGGCCAACAGCCTGAAGATCACCGAGAAGGTGTCAGGCCAGCACGTGGAAATTCAGGCCAAGTACATCGGCACCACCATCGTGGTCCGGCAGGTGGGCCGCTACCTGACCTTCGCCATCCGCATGCCGGAGGAGGTGGTCAATGCCGTCGAGGACCAGGACAGCCAGGGCCTCTACCTCTGCCTTCGCGGCTGCCCGCTCAGCCAGCAGATCGACTTCCAGGCCTTCCACGCCCACACGGAGCGGCCCGGGGCCCGAAGGCCGACGACCACGGCCGACAGCCCGGCTCCCGCCGCTGCTGCCCCGGACACGTTTCCCTACGAGATCGCCGTGGCCAAGTGCAAGGAGAAGTTGCCGGTGGAGGACCTGTACTACCAGGCCTGCGTCTTCGACCTCCTCACCACGGGCGACGTGAACTTCACGCTGGCCGCCTTCTACGCCCTGGAGGACGTGAAGATGCTGCACTCGGACAAGGACAAGCTGCACCTGTACGAGAGGACTCGCGAGCGCCCCGGCGGGGTGGCCGCTGCCCTGTCCCCCCCGGGGCCCCAGCCCCTGCTCGGCACCCTGGTGCTCCTCACGCTCCTGCCTGTGAGCTGGTAG